The following proteins are encoded in a genomic region of Desulfovibrio legallii:
- a CDS encoding TraK family protein — MPRLRPGMARVQFYAVQQEVVALLEQGYTVASAYDLLRTEKKITMCYGAFRAYAKQKDGHRKGKKTPSEKCRREEAHSTENCGGAREKQEEKHEGPRIAQAPASKAEAAFKTQELSDERLI; from the coding sequence ATGCCGCGGCTTAGACCCGGCATGGCGCGCGTCCAGTTCTACGCGGTGCAGCAGGAAGTCGTTGCCCTGCTGGAACAGGGCTACACCGTTGCGAGCGCCTACGACCTGCTCAGGACAGAGAAGAAAATAACCATGTGTTACGGGGCGTTCCGCGCTTACGCAAAGCAGAAGGACGGCCACCGCAAAGGCAAAAAGACGCCGTCGGAAAAATGCAGGCGGGAAGAGGCCCACAGCACAGAGAACTGCGGCGGAGCCAGGGAAAAACAGGAAGAAAAGCATGAAGGCCCGCGCATAGCCCAGGCCCCGGCCTCTAAGGCCGAGGCGGCCTTCAAAACGCAGGAACTCTCTGACGAAAGGCTCATTTAA
- a CDS encoding dephospho-CoA kinase, whose product MRTLQLRIPATAAGQRLDRALGQALPDVSRAALQKAIRAGLCRVDGLPQTSPDCRARAGQAVEILMPEADSPLQAEEGHLEILWHDEHLAVCNKPAGLTVHPCPSCPEHTLVQRLLVRFPQLRKLEGLRPGIVHRLDKDTSGLLVVALTEADRLALSAAFARRAVHKEYLALVHGCPPEEGACREPLGRHPTVKVKCAVLPEAQGGKPAHTVWRRLWSAPDGRCSLLAVRIFTGRTHQIRVHLAHVGYPLLGDRLYAPKDVRALAPRQMLHAWRLEFAHPVDGVPLRFSCPPPEDMLQTVVAAGRRMRRVVVTGNPGSGKSALTEEFARAGIPTVSADALVAQLYAPGGEAGPWLARLAPEANILTPQGGVDKTALLAAMRHSPGLRQEVERLVHALVRKAVEQFWTTAEAGGASLAVAEVPLYFESGWQGAFTPAPLVVGVRCPRELRDRRIRATRGWSEDKLEALESWQWPEARKLAVCDLVVDNAGDREALHSAAQRLVDDLAAEARADEARRTQAFAGLWRDQK is encoded by the coding sequence GTGAGAACCCTGCAGCTGCGCATTCCGGCGACCGCGGCCGGGCAGCGCCTGGACCGCGCACTGGGGCAGGCGCTGCCAGACGTCTCCCGCGCGGCGCTGCAAAAGGCCATCCGGGCCGGGCTCTGCCGAGTGGACGGTCTGCCCCAAACAAGCCCGGACTGCCGCGCCCGTGCGGGGCAGGCGGTGGAAATCCTGATGCCAGAGGCGGATTCTCCCCTCCAGGCGGAGGAAGGCCACCTGGAAATCCTCTGGCACGACGAACACCTGGCGGTGTGCAACAAACCCGCCGGGCTCACCGTGCATCCCTGCCCTTCCTGCCCGGAGCATACGCTGGTGCAGCGGCTGCTGGTGCGGTTCCCGCAGCTGAGGAAGCTGGAGGGCCTGCGCCCCGGCATTGTCCACCGCCTGGACAAAGATACCAGCGGCCTTTTGGTCGTGGCCCTGACCGAGGCGGACCGCCTGGCCCTGAGCGCCGCCTTTGCTCGCCGGGCCGTGCACAAGGAGTATCTGGCCCTGGTGCACGGATGCCCCCCTGAGGAAGGCGCGTGCCGTGAACCCCTGGGCCGCCACCCTACCGTCAAGGTCAAGTGTGCCGTGCTGCCCGAGGCCCAGGGAGGCAAGCCCGCCCACACGGTCTGGCGGCGGCTCTGGAGCGCGCCGGACGGACGCTGCTCCTTGCTGGCCGTGCGCATATTTACGGGCCGCACCCATCAGATCCGGGTTCACCTGGCCCATGTGGGGTACCCCTTGCTGGGCGACCGCCTCTATGCGCCTAAGGATGTGCGGGCCCTGGCTCCCCGCCAGATGCTGCACGCCTGGCGGCTGGAATTTGCGCACCCTGTGGACGGCGTCCCCCTACGTTTTTCCTGCCCGCCTCCGGAGGACATGCTGCAAACTGTCGTAGCGGCCGGGCGTCGCATGCGGCGCGTGGTGGTAACGGGCAACCCCGGCAGCGGCAAATCCGCCCTGACGGAAGAGTTTGCGCGCGCGGGCATCCCCACCGTAAGCGCCGACGCCCTTGTGGCCCAGCTCTATGCGCCAGGCGGCGAAGCCGGACCGTGGCTGGCGCGTCTGGCTCCGGAAGCGAACATCCTGACGCCGCAAGGCGGGGTGGACAAGACTGCCCTGCTTGCCGCCATGCGCCATAGCCCCGGCCTGCGGCAAGAAGTGGAGCGCCTGGTGCACGCCTTGGTGCGTAAAGCCGTGGAGCAATTCTGGACCACGGCCGAGGCGGGCGGCGCGTCCTTGGCTGTGGCCGAGGTGCCGCTCTATTTTGAAAGCGGCTGGCAGGGCGCTTTTACGCCTGCACCGCTGGTGGTCGGCGTGCGCTGCCCGCGGGAACTGCGCGATAGGCGCATCCGCGCAACCCGCGGCTGGAGCGAGGACAAGCTGGAGGCTCTTGAATCCTGGCAGTGGCCGGAGGCGCGCAAGCTGGCCGTCTGCGACCTTGTGGTGGACAATGCGGGCGACAGGGAAGCCTTGCACAGCGCCGCCCAAAGGCTTGTCGATGACCTTGCGGCAGAAGCGCGGGCCGATGAAGCCCGCCGTACGCAGGCCTTTGCCGGCCTCTGGCGTGACCAGAAATGA
- a CDS encoding c-type cytochrome — protein sequence MKNHNLFLTLVLVTFLLLLGVWILSFFRSSVAVKRISATQPASAAPTPSSAAGPQALFNPPRPEDAPEKIRPQVLLGYKIMTETQKYATGYAGNALSCSSCHFDGGRSLESIPLVGTAATYPQYRSRQKYTTDLALRVQDCFERSMNGKAPALDSQIMQSLLVYLQWISKDIPVYAKLPWALPHDLGNAHKPDQDKGAQVYVQVCARCHGDDGQGTDIAPPLWGEGSYNDGAGMHRVRTFSVFTWKFMPKSAPSLSQEEALDVAAFVNSRPRPKFVASHPETIERVIPLPEGK from the coding sequence ATGAAAAACCACAATCTGTTTCTGACGCTGGTTCTTGTCACCTTCCTGCTGCTGTTGGGGGTCTGGATACTTTCCTTTTTCCGTTCCAGCGTAGCCGTAAAACGGATATCGGCGACGCAGCCCGCGTCGGCCGCGCCCACGCCCTCATCGGCTGCAGGCCCTCAGGCCTTGTTCAATCCTCCCCGCCCTGAGGACGCGCCGGAAAAAATCCGGCCCCAGGTGCTGCTGGGCTACAAGATCATGACTGAGACCCAAAAGTACGCCACAGGCTACGCGGGCAACGCGCTTTCCTGTTCCAGCTGCCATTTTGACGGCGGCCGCAGCCTTGAGAGCATCCCCCTGGTGGGGACGGCCGCCACCTACCCTCAGTACCGCAGCCGCCAGAAGTACACGACCGACCTGGCCCTGCGGGTGCAGGACTGTTTTGAGCGCAGCATGAACGGCAAGGCCCCGGCTCTGGACAGCCAGATCATGCAGTCCCTGCTGGTTTATCTGCAATGGATTTCCAAAGACATTCCCGTGTACGCCAAGCTGCCCTGGGCCTTGCCGCACGACCTGGGCAACGCCCACAAGCCGGACCAGGACAAAGGCGCGCAGGTCTACGTCCAGGTCTGCGCCCGTTGCCACGGCGACGACGGCCAGGGTACGGACATCGCCCCACCCCTCTGGGGCGAGGGCTCCTATAACGACGGCGCGGGCATGCACCGGGTGCGCACCTTCTCCGTATTTACCTGGAAGTTCATGCCCAAAAGCGCGCCTTCGCTCAGCCAGGAAGAAGCCCTGGATGTGGCGGCCTTCGTCAACAGCCGCCCCAGGCCCAAGTTTGTGGCAAGCCATCCGGAAACCATTGAGCGGGTCATTCCCCTGCCGGAAGGAAAGTAG
- a CDS encoding ATP-binding protein — MPDLPQPTTLACANPLVLALEITSAALLHDNKEEFLAAALATIGETLHCGQVTLVERQGEHWAAPLIWQSSGYGRTLPDPTLEELAPVLESFDQRKGLAVEAVDALPETPLKAFLAQRQVLSAYCIPIIHEGGLYGGICLTRRRHQQAWSLEESSICHLMSNILAIALLHFRLYNRIKHKHQQLRDILNAFSEPVCIVDMDTYEILFMNKKQQESALEPNSRSKICYRRLMGRAGPCPFCTNAIIARQAGTPYQWTYTDEKSQRSFSVVDKAIHWDNNKLVRLSIATDVTDLLHTQRERQKAVMASQAKSEFLAHMSHEIRTPMNGIIGLTLLALQSNPSPEQRDYLQKIRTSATSLLGIINDILDLSKIEANKMVLDEANYSLDDVLEFVHTSIRFPLEQKGLSYECRVDDLVPRKLWGDGLRLKQVLLNLLSNAVKFTASGGVRLLITIENGNSEDCLHFCVQDTGMGISKEYQQHLFEPYTQASSSISRRFGGTGLGLTICKRMAELMEGSLWCESELGKGTTFHLRLPCRPARNIYCQPEEEPAPPLPDLLRNRRVLLVEDNEINQEVARAMLLQAGLRCDLAQNGSEAVRMVRSTAYDLVLMDIYMPVMDGLHATREIRRYLEQRGGGHLPIIAMTAMTLPENVEEMIAAGMDDHIAKPFNQAVLRKKLSRWLQSAAQAHVSAS, encoded by the coding sequence ATGCCGGACCTTCCGCAGCCCACAACCCTCGCCTGCGCCAACCCTTTGGTGCTGGCCCTGGAAATCACCAGCGCCGCCCTGTTGCACGACAACAAGGAGGAATTTCTGGCTGCCGCCTTGGCGACCATAGGGGAAACGCTGCACTGCGGGCAGGTGACGCTGGTTGAGCGGCAAGGCGAACACTGGGCTGCGCCGCTTATCTGGCAAAGCTCCGGATACGGCCGCACCTTGCCGGATCCCACACTGGAAGAGCTGGCCCCGGTGTTGGAGAGCTTCGACCAGCGCAAGGGCCTGGCTGTTGAGGCGGTGGATGCGCTGCCGGAAACGCCGCTCAAGGCTTTTCTTGCCCAACGCCAGGTGCTTTCAGCCTACTGCATTCCCATTATTCATGAAGGGGGCCTGTACGGGGGCATATGTCTTACCCGCAGGCGCCACCAGCAGGCGTGGTCGCTGGAAGAATCCAGCATCTGCCATCTCATGAGCAATATTCTGGCCATTGCCCTGCTCCACTTTCGGCTTTACAACAGGATCAAGCACAAGCACCAGCAGTTGCGCGACATTCTCAATGCCTTCAGCGAGCCCGTGTGCATTGTGGATATGGATACCTATGAAATCCTGTTCATGAACAAAAAACAGCAGGAAAGCGCGCTCGAACCCAACTCCAGGAGCAAAATCTGCTACCGTCGGCTGATGGGGCGCGCCGGGCCGTGCCCCTTCTGCACCAATGCCATAATCGCCAGGCAAGCGGGCACGCCCTACCAATGGACCTATACGGACGAGAAAAGCCAGCGTTCGTTTTCCGTGGTGGACAAAGCCATCCACTGGGACAACAACAAGCTGGTCCGGCTTTCCATTGCCACGGACGTCACAGATCTTCTGCACACCCAGCGCGAACGGCAGAAGGCGGTGATGGCCTCCCAGGCCAAAAGCGAATTTCTCGCCCACATGAGCCACGAAATCCGCACCCCCATGAACGGCATCATCGGCCTTACCCTGCTGGCCCTGCAATCCAATCCCAGCCCGGAACAGCGCGACTATCTGCAAAAAATCCGCACCTCGGCCACCAGCCTGCTGGGCATCATCAACGACATCCTGGACCTTTCCAAGATCGAAGCCAACAAGATGGTGCTGGACGAGGCCAACTACAGCCTGGACGACGTGCTGGAATTCGTCCACACTTCCATCCGCTTTCCGCTGGAGCAAAAAGGGCTTTCCTATGAATGCCGGGTGGACGACCTTGTGCCGCGCAAGCTCTGGGGGGACGGCCTGCGCCTCAAACAGGTGCTGCTCAATCTTTTGAGCAATGCCGTGAAGTTCACGGCCAGCGGGGGCGTGCGCCTGCTCATAACGATCGAGAACGGCAACAGCGAAGACTGCCTGCACTTCTGCGTACAGGATACGGGCATGGGCATCAGCAAGGAATACCAGCAACACCTTTTTGAACCCTATACCCAGGCCAGCTCCAGCATCAGCCGCCGCTTCGGCGGCACAGGCCTGGGACTGACCATCTGCAAACGCATGGCAGAGCTGATGGAAGGCAGCCTCTGGTGCGAAAGCGAGCTGGGCAAGGGCACCACCTTCCACCTGCGCCTCCCCTGCCGCCCGGCCCGCAATATCTATTGTCAGCCAGAGGAAGAGCCCGCGCCGCCGCTGCCGGACCTTCTCCGGAACCGTCGCGTGCTCCTAGTGGAAGATAATGAGATCAATCAGGAAGTGGCGAGGGCCATGCTGCTGCAGGCCGGCCTGCGCTGCGATCTGGCCCAGAACGGCAGCGAAGCCGTGCGCATGGTGCGCTCCACAGCCTACGACCTGGTGCTTATGGACATTTACATGCCCGTCATGGACGGTCTGCACGCCACCAGGGAAATCCGCCGTTATCTGGAGCAGCGCGGCGGCGGCCATTTGCCCATCATTGCCATGACGGCCATGACCCTTCCCGAAAACGTGGAGGAAATGATCGCCGCCGGCATGGACGACCACATAGCCAAACCTTTCAACCAGGCCGTCCTGCGCAAGAAGCTCAGCCGCTGGCTGCAGTCGGCCGCCCAAGCCCATGTCTCCGCATCCTAA
- the ybaK gene encoding Cys-tRNA(Pro) deacylase translates to MSPHPKIPKTNAARLLENLGIAFTLHSAPVDEADLSAVGMARKLGVPPQCVFKTLVARGDKTGVLMACIPAPAELDLKALAAASGNKHVAMVPLKEVRPLTGYVRGGCSPLGGKKAYPVFLDESAAGQEAIFVSAGLRGVQLRLAPADLLLAAHGVYARCAKITSPAPADR, encoded by the coding sequence ATGTCTCCGCATCCTAAGATTCCCAAAACCAACGCCGCCCGCCTGCTGGAAAACCTGGGCATAGCCTTTACACTCCACAGCGCGCCGGTGGACGAGGCCGATCTTTCCGCCGTCGGTATGGCCCGTAAGCTGGGCGTGCCGCCCCAGTGCGTGTTTAAAACTCTGGTGGCCAGGGGCGACAAAACCGGCGTGCTCATGGCCTGCATCCCAGCCCCTGCGGAGCTGGACCTTAAGGCTCTGGCCGCCGCTTCCGGCAACAAGCACGTCGCCATGGTCCCCCTCAAGGAGGTGCGTCCGCTCACCGGCTATGTGCGCGGGGGCTGCTCCCCCCTGGGGGGCAAGAAAGCCTACCCCGTTTTTCTGGATGAAAGCGCCGCGGGGCAGGAGGCCATTTTTGTCAGCGCCGGGCTGCGCGGTGTGCAGCTGCGCCTTGCCCCGGCGGATTTGCTCCTGGCCGCGCACGGCGTGTACGCGCGCTGCGCAAAAATCACTTCCCCCGCTCCCGCCGACAGGTAA
- a CDS encoding single-stranded DNA-binding protein translates to MINRVTLLGRLGHDVELRYTATTGTPVAKLRIATDGSYRNAEGDRVEATDWHQVIAYGKVAELCADRIGKGSLVYVEGALKTRRWVDQGDITHYVTEVVCRCIRFLDFWHADEPGAPDAPETATEATTETF, encoded by the coding sequence ATGATCAATCGCGTCACGCTGCTTGGCCGCCTGGGACACGATGTGGAGCTGCGCTATACCGCAACCACCGGTACGCCTGTTGCGAAGCTGCGGATAGCCACTGACGGCTCTTACAGGAATGCCGAGGGTGATCGCGTTGAGGCTACGGACTGGCACCAGGTGATCGCCTACGGCAAGGTGGCGGAGCTGTGCGCGGACCGCATCGGCAAGGGCAGTCTTGTCTATGTGGAAGGGGCCCTGAAAACCCGCAGATGGGTGGATCAGGGCGACATCACGCACTACGTCACGGAAGTAGTCTGCAGATGCATTCGCTTCCTGGATTTTTGGCATGCGGATGAACCGGGAGCGCCCGACGCTCCTGAAACGGCAACAGAGGCAACGACAGAAACTTTTTAG
- a CDS encoding NlpC/P60 family N-terminal domain-containing protein gives MHQFGRELTGARRGFAPWFGLLLATLACLILLQGCGGRQAQSPHQAGLPSWMGTVEDLRRFPQDLNVYASRAGKDKPLFSVAEQNAQAARFMRIYFGPWDMDKTSVRKRDAAAIFHRARGFRYADVRWTQEAWDAISRNANMGDFPSRSTRAITVRATNLREMPTNETRFSEPTPNPQANPFDYFQYSLLPVGTPLLIAHTTRDGQWHFVECPIAAGWVAAADVAAVDAGFARAYRNGPFAAVLRDQVRLAATDGNVVTAGIGALLPLRGEGQDGEDRLRVLLPLRGPDGMAGADSVALPRTDAAPWPLPPTPGTVAQLGDLMLGQHYGWGGMFGLRDCSALTRDLLAPFGIWLPRNSVAQARTGSVMSLEGMSTAEKEATILRYGVPFLSLVGMRGHIMLYVGNYRGRPAIFHNVWGVRVVENGDDDARLVLGRAVVTSITPGAELPNLYRPVTFADRLRTLSTPADTLR, from the coding sequence ATGCACCAGTTTGGGAGGGAGCTTACAGGCGCGCGTCGCGGCTTCGCTCCATGGTTTGGTCTGTTGCTGGCTACGCTCGCGTGCCTGATCCTGCTTCAGGGCTGCGGCGGGCGGCAGGCGCAATCCCCGCATCAGGCCGGCCTGCCCTCCTGGATGGGCACGGTGGAGGATCTGCGCCGCTTCCCGCAGGACTTGAACGTTTACGCCTCGCGCGCCGGAAAGGACAAACCGCTGTTTTCCGTGGCGGAGCAGAACGCGCAGGCAGCGCGTTTCATGCGCATTTACTTCGGTCCCTGGGATATGGATAAGACATCGGTGCGCAAACGCGACGCAGCCGCCATTTTCCACCGGGCGCGAGGCTTCCGGTACGCTGACGTGCGCTGGACGCAGGAGGCGTGGGACGCCATAAGCCGCAACGCGAACATGGGCGATTTCCCTTCCCGCAGTACACGGGCCATCACTGTGCGCGCCACCAATCTGAGGGAAATGCCTACCAACGAAACCCGTTTTTCCGAACCTACGCCGAACCCGCAGGCCAACCCCTTTGACTATTTTCAGTACTCTCTCCTTCCGGTGGGTACGCCGCTGCTTATTGCCCACACCACCAGGGACGGACAATGGCATTTTGTTGAATGCCCCATAGCTGCCGGCTGGGTGGCCGCGGCTGATGTGGCCGCCGTGGACGCAGGCTTTGCGCGCGCCTATCGCAACGGCCCCTTTGCCGCGGTGCTGCGCGACCAGGTGCGCCTTGCCGCAACGGACGGAAATGTGGTCACGGCCGGCATCGGCGCCCTGCTGCCCTTGCGGGGCGAGGGACAGGACGGCGAAGATCGGCTGCGCGTGCTGCTGCCGCTGCGCGGTCCTGACGGCATGGCTGGAGCGGATAGCGTGGCCCTGCCCCGCACGGACGCCGCCCCTTGGCCCTTGCCGCCCACCCCCGGCACGGTGGCCCAGCTGGGCGACCTTATGCTGGGCCAGCACTACGGCTGGGGCGGCATGTTCGGCCTGCGGGACTGCTCCGCTCTGACCCGCGACCTGCTGGCCCCTTTCGGCATCTGGCTGCCGCGAAATTCCGTGGCCCAGGCCCGCACGGGATCCGTTATGTCGCTGGAAGGCATGAGTACGGCTGAAAAAGAGGCCACAATTCTGCGCTACGGCGTGCCCTTCCTCAGCCTGGTGGGCATGCGCGGCCACATCATGCTCTATGTGGGCAATTACCGCGGCCGCCCGGCCATTTTCCACAATGTCTGGGGCGTGCGGGTCGTGGAAAACGGCGACGACGACGCCCGCCTGGTTCTGGGCCGGGCCGTGGTCACGTCCATTACGCCGGGCGCGGAATTGCCGAACCTGTACCGGCCCGTCACCTTTGCGGACAGGCTGCGCACCCTGTCCACGCCGGCGGATACGCTGCGGTGA
- a CDS encoding c-type cytochrome, with protein sequence MVFPILHIPGLGDGMTIALDAVLHVLISHGLAIGFMTVLVLFQTLAWRGKGAFWARIARRLLGTAVVITTSVGAVTGVGIWFITGALAPEGIGALIHLFFWPWFIEWMAFTSEVSLLLIYYYLWDKLQESRPGLLAAVGWSYVTMAVISAILISGILGFMLTPDAWPWGQAFTEAYFNPTFIPQVFLRLGAGLCLGALLALGWIAWRFDGTGPQRARALRCTGGLALGAALVAGLSAWVYFSRIPATYLTHWKFAVATSYLSQLPDFLPLLNLAAALCIVLAALAGACRRPLLSRALCIPALLCCVTLFMEFERVREFVRGPYLVPGYMYANQIPLAENEALLARNAPLLPRASWINVESKLSPRETAGRALFAANCGVCHAESGINGIDHRLAGRSLDGVAAMVGITQHLAPYMTPFTGSEEERLLLAHYIYGLATAHAGTDRTVKEK encoded by the coding sequence ATGGTCTTCCCCATCCTGCACATTCCCGGTCTGGGCGACGGCATGACCATCGCCCTGGACGCCGTGCTGCACGTGCTCATCAGTCACGGCCTGGCCATCGGCTTCATGACGGTGCTTGTTCTGTTCCAGACGCTCGCCTGGCGCGGCAAGGGGGCCTTCTGGGCGCGCATTGCCCGCCGCCTGCTGGGCACGGCCGTGGTCATCACCACCTCGGTGGGCGCGGTGACCGGCGTGGGCATCTGGTTCATTACCGGCGCACTGGCGCCGGAGGGCATTGGCGCCCTTATCCACCTCTTTTTCTGGCCCTGGTTCATCGAATGGATGGCCTTTACCTCTGAAGTTTCCCTGCTGCTCATCTATTACTACCTTTGGGACAAACTGCAGGAAAGCCGCCCCGGCCTGCTGGCCGCCGTGGGCTGGAGCTATGTGACCATGGCGGTCATTTCCGCCATCCTCATCTCCGGCATTCTGGGCTTTATGCTCACGCCGGACGCCTGGCCCTGGGGCCAGGCATTTACAGAGGCCTACTTCAATCCCACCTTTATTCCTCAGGTTTTCCTGCGCCTGGGCGCGGGGCTCTGCCTGGGCGCGCTGCTGGCGCTGGGCTGGATAGCCTGGCGCTTTGACGGCACTGGGCCGCAACGCGCCCGCGCGCTGCGCTGCACCGGGGGGCTGGCCTTGGGGGCGGCCCTGGTTGCAGGCCTCAGCGCCTGGGTTTACTTTTCGCGCATTCCGGCCACCTACCTGACCCACTGGAAGTTTGCGGTGGCCACTTCCTACCTTTCGCAGCTGCCGGACTTTCTGCCGCTGCTCAACCTCGCTGCGGCGCTCTGCATTGTGCTGGCCGCGCTGGCGGGCGCGTGCCGCAGGCCGTTGCTCAGCCGCGCGCTCTGCATCCCGGCTTTGCTCTGCTGCGTGACCCTGTTCATGGAGTTTGAGCGGGTGCGCGAATTTGTGCGCGGCCCCTACCTGGTGCCGGGCTACATGTACGCCAACCAGATTCCCCTGGCGGAAAACGAAGCCCTGCTGGCCCGCAATGCCCCCTTGCTGCCCCGCGCCAGCTGGATCAATGTGGAGAGCAAGCTCTCCCCCCGCGAAACGGCCGGGCGCGCGCTGTTTGCCGCCAATTGCGGCGTCTGCCACGCGGAAAGCGGCATCAACGGCATTGACCACCGCCTGGCCGGGCGCAGCCTGGACGGCGTGGCCGCCATGGTGGGCATAACCCAGCACCTGGCCCCCTATATGACGCCCTTTACCGGCTCGGAAGAGGAGCGTCTGTTGCTGGCCCACTATATTTACGGCCTTGCCACCGCGCACGCCGGCACGGACCGGACCGTGAAGGAGAAGTAA